From the genome of Flavobacterium luteolum, one region includes:
- the rimP gene encoding ribosome assembly cofactor RimP: MTFKEKVNGLITEALLEKPSVFLVDLAVSDSFKISVGLDGDNGVALQDCIDISRAIENNLDREEQDFSLEVASVGVGTPLKMIRQYKKNVGRTLIVTTNTEKIEAELVEANDVFIILSWKAREPKKVGKGKETVQKEQQIPYTEIKEAVVTVTF; encoded by the coding sequence ATGACATTTAAAGAAAAAGTAAACGGATTAATTACAGAAGCTCTTCTGGAAAAACCATCAGTCTTTTTGGTTGATTTGGCAGTTTCGGATTCTTTTAAAATTAGTGTTGGTTTAGACGGAGATAATGGAGTGGCGCTGCAAGACTGTATTGATATTAGTCGTGCAATCGAGAATAATCTGGATCGTGAAGAACAGGATTTTTCGCTTGAAGTAGCATCGGTTGGAGTAGGAACTCCTTTGAAAATGATAAGACAATACAAAAAAAATGTTGGTAGAACGTTGATTGTTACCACAAATACAGAAAAAATTGAAGCAGAATTAGTAGAAGCTAATGATGTTTTTATAATTTTGTCTTGGAAAGCAAGAGAACCGAAAAAAGTAGGAAAAGGAAAAGAAACAGTTCAAAAAGAGCAACAAATACCTTATACAGAAATTAAAGAGGCAGTTGTTACGGTAACATTTTAA
- a CDS encoding AraC family transcriptional regulator, whose product MSTKPHTKPKILYSCYYSRSREGEHFIPEHVFSYQISGEMIVIDNQNTFHSKPGDFRFSRRNHLAKFTKIPPAGGEFKTISLFLDQEILREISKEYNLKADKKAETDAMFSLAPNPLYKSFMESLISYLEVEEENNEALFNLKIKEAIHLLLKVNPELKDILFDFNEPGKIDLEAFMNKNFHFNVQMQRFAYLTGRSLATFKRDFQKVFQQTPGKWLLNKRLQEAYYLISQGNPPSEVYIGVGFEDLSHFSFSFKKKFGIVPSSLNHK is encoded by the coding sequence ATGAGCACAAAACCGCATACAAAGCCAAAAATACTCTACTCCTGCTATTACTCTCGCAGTCGAGAGGGCGAACATTTTATACCCGAACATGTTTTTAGCTATCAGATTTCTGGCGAAATGATTGTTATAGACAATCAAAATACTTTTCATTCAAAACCTGGAGACTTCCGTTTCAGCAGACGAAACCACTTGGCTAAGTTTACTAAAATTCCACCAGCAGGAGGAGAATTCAAAACGATTTCTCTTTTTCTCGATCAAGAAATTTTAAGAGAGATCAGCAAAGAATATAATTTAAAAGCGGATAAAAAAGCAGAAACAGATGCCATGTTTTCATTAGCCCCTAACCCACTCTACAAATCTTTTATGGAATCACTGATATCCTATCTAGAAGTCGAGGAAGAAAACAACGAAGCTTTATTCAATTTAAAAATCAAAGAAGCTATTCATCTTTTATTAAAAGTAAATCCTGAATTAAAAGACATATTATTTGATTTTAACGAGCCTGGAAAAATTGACCTAGAAGCCTTTATGAATAAAAACTTCCACTTTAATGTTCAAATGCAGCGGTTTGCCTATCTCACAGGAAGAAGTTTAGCCACATTTAAAAGAGATTTTCAAAAAGTTTTTCAGCAAACTCCTGGAAAATGGCTTTTAAACAAAAGACTTCAAGAAGCTTATTATTTAATCAGCCAAGGAAATCCACCATCTGAAGTCTATATTGGCGTTGGCTTTGAAGATCTCTCGCATTTTTCTTTTTCATTTAAAAAGAAATTCGGAATCGTTCCTTCTTCTTTAAATCATAAATAG
- a CDS encoding glycosyltransferase family 117 protein produces MAQFNFNKWNTIIGWFAFAIALITYTLTVEPTMSFWDCGEYIATAAKLEVGHPPGAPLFQMMGAFFAMFAIDAQHVALMVNMMSVFSSAFTILFMFWSSSMILKKIVARFAEIDQNNSIVILGSSFVGALAYTFSDSFWFNAVEAEVYAMASLLIALLFWLGLRWEQDMDKPKGNKWLLIISLVIGLSFGVHFMALLTIPSIGFLYYFKHYEKVTIKNFLIANVVVIGILLFIFKLLLPLTMAFFGKTEIFMVNSMGLPFNSGTIFVALVFIAFFYFGLKYTRQKGLIFYNTIILCVLFILIGFSTWLMLPVRANANTVINENKPSDATEVLAYYNREQYGVNPLFYGPQYTELFAGLDAKTPYLDKKPNYERDYKTGKYIITNNYKNAEQNSDDNQKAILPRMWSTETGHIQNYINFTNPPKFRINPNYNYDEDLAKYGIDASQLSEDEYNKATAQLRNEVEKTVSEFRKAYAQKQIDNEGYVKFLRSYGEYLLIEKPSTADNFSFMFEYQFGYMYWRYLMWNFVGRQNDQQGKYDNLDGNWISGIKALDSVHLGSQDNLPTDVLNNKGRNAYYFLPFILGLIGIMYHANKDLKSFYVLLALFLFTGIALKIYLNERPFEPRERDYALVGSFYVFAIWIGFGVYSLYESLYKYLAPKIAGPVVIAGSLLAAPILMASQNWDDHDRSGRYTAVAMAKAYLSSCDKDAILFTIGDNDTFPLWYAQEIEHFRTDVKIVNTSLFMTDWYIDQMKAKSYESNPLPISFVHSQYVGDNLDYTAYIQKIDTRWNIKDFIDFIKNPKSTVGLQNGQTIHFYPTNKIRVNVDKNTIIQNKVVNPKYYDSIVPYLDIDIKGSALYKNRLMMFDILANNNWKRPIYFSGGAFDDEDYLWLKDYLQLDGMVYKLVPVKNTPSKDGGPLDMGQIDADKMYDIVMKWDWGNSNGNIYHDPETRRNSITYRTNLSRLMNQLIEEGKIDKAKNVINLAMTKMPLDKYGYYSLVEAFADGYYKVGEKVKAQDLLNKLVQKYKENLNYYSTLTPSDQTDLAVDIITDIERYRSLLHVMDNNKDTAFYNQHKTTFNTYVNVFERFGREKE; encoded by the coding sequence ATGGCACAATTCAATTTCAATAAATGGAATACAATTATTGGTTGGTTTGCATTTGCAATCGCTTTAATAACTTACACCTTAACAGTAGAACCTACAATGAGCTTTTGGGATTGCGGAGAATATATTGCTACCGCAGCTAAACTTGAAGTAGGTCACCCGCCGGGAGCTCCGCTTTTCCAGATGATGGGTGCATTTTTTGCCATGTTTGCAATAGATGCTCAGCATGTGGCTCTTATGGTTAACATGATGTCTGTTTTCTCTAGTGCATTTACCATATTATTTATGTTCTGGTCATCGTCTATGATTTTGAAAAAGATTGTAGCTCGTTTTGCTGAGATTGACCAAAACAATTCGATTGTTATTTTAGGAAGTTCTTTTGTAGGCGCCTTAGCATATACATTTTCTGACAGTTTTTGGTTTAATGCTGTAGAAGCCGAAGTTTACGCAATGGCTTCTTTATTAATTGCATTGCTTTTCTGGCTTGGTTTACGTTGGGAGCAAGACATGGACAAACCAAAAGGAAACAAATGGCTTTTAATTATTTCGTTGGTTATTGGTCTTTCATTTGGAGTTCACTTTATGGCACTTTTAACTATTCCTTCTATTGGATTCTTATACTATTTCAAACACTACGAAAAAGTTACGATTAAGAATTTCCTTATTGCCAATGTAGTTGTTATTGGAATTTTATTATTCATTTTCAAGTTATTGCTTCCATTGACTATGGCATTTTTCGGAAAAACCGAAATCTTCATGGTAAATAGTATGGGACTTCCATTCAATTCAGGAACTATCTTTGTTGCATTAGTATTTATTGCGTTTTTCTATTTTGGATTAAAATACACCAGACAAAAAGGCTTAATATTCTACAACACTATTATATTGTGTGTTTTATTCATCCTAATTGGTTTCTCAACTTGGTTGATGTTGCCTGTTCGTGCAAACGCTAACACAGTTATTAACGAAAATAAACCATCTGATGCTACTGAGGTTTTAGCTTATTATAATCGTGAGCAATATGGAGTGAATCCTTTGTTTTACGGACCTCAATACACTGAACTTTTCGCTGGTCTTGATGCTAAAACCCCTTATTTAGATAAAAAACCAAACTACGAAAGAGATTATAAAACAGGTAAATACATTATTACCAATAATTATAAAAATGCTGAACAAAATTCTGATGACAATCAGAAAGCAATTCTGCCTAGAATGTGGAGTACAGAAACAGGTCATATTCAAAATTATATCAACTTTACAAATCCTCCAAAGTTCCGAATCAATCCTAATTATAATTATGATGAAGATTTGGCAAAATATGGAATCGATGCAAGCCAATTAAGCGAAGACGAATACAATAAGGCTACAGCTCAATTGCGTAATGAAGTTGAAAAAACAGTTTCTGAGTTTAGAAAAGCTTACGCTCAAAAACAAATTGATAACGAAGGTTACGTAAAATTCTTAAGAAGCTACGGCGAATATTTACTTATCGAAAAACCATCTACAGCAGACAACTTCAGTTTTATGTTTGAGTATCAATTTGGATACATGTATTGGAGGTATTTAATGTGGAATTTCGTTGGGCGCCAAAATGATCAGCAAGGTAAATATGATAATTTGGATGGAAACTGGATCAGCGGAATCAAAGCTTTAGACTCTGTTCATTTAGGTTCTCAAGACAATCTGCCAACAGATGTTTTAAACAACAAAGGACGTAATGCTTATTATTTCCTTCCGTTTATCTTAGGTTTAATTGGTATCATGTACCATGCTAACAAAGATTTAAAGAGCTTCTACGTTCTTTTAGCTTTGTTTTTATTCACAGGAATTGCACTAAAAATATATTTAAATGAAAGACCATTTGAGCCTCGTGAAAGAGATTATGCTCTTGTAGGCTCCTTCTATGTCTTTGCCATCTGGATCGGATTTGGTGTTTATTCGCTTTATGAAAGCTTATACAAATATCTGGCTCCAAAAATTGCTGGACCAGTAGTCATTGCCGGAAGTTTATTGGCTGCACCAATTTTAATGGCTTCTCAAAACTGGGATGATCACGATAGATCTGGAAGATATACAGCAGTTGCAATGGCAAAAGCTTATTTAAGTTCTTGCGATAAAGATGCTATTTTATTTACGATTGGAGATAACGACACTTTCCCACTTTGGTATGCTCAAGAAATCGAGCATTTTAGAACCGATGTTAAAATTGTAAACACGAGTTTATTTATGACAGACTGGTACATTGATCAAATGAAAGCGAAGTCTTATGAATCAAATCCGTTGCCAATTTCTTTTGTACATAGTCAATATGTAGGGGATAATTTAGATTACACGGCGTATATCCAGAAAATTGATACACGTTGGAACATTAAAGATTTTATCGATTTCATCAAAAACCCTAAATCGACTGTTGGTTTACAAAATGGACAAACTATCCATTTCTATCCAACAAATAAGATTAGAGTTAATGTGGATAAAAACACTATTATTCAGAACAAAGTAGTTAATCCTAAATATTACGATTCTATTGTTCCTTACTTAGACATTGATATCAAAGGAAGCGCATTATACAAAAACCGTTTAATGATGTTTGATATTTTAGCAAATAACAACTGGAAGAGACCTATTTACTTTAGTGGTGGAGCTTTTGATGATGAAGATTATTTATGGTTAAAAGATTATCTGCAATTGGACGGAATGGTTTATAAATTAGTTCCAGTAAAAAATACTCCTTCTAAAGATGGCGGACCATTAGATATGGGACAAATTGATGCAGATAAAATGTACGATATTGTAATGAAATGGGATTGGGGAAATAGCAATGGAAACATTTATCATGATCCTGAAACTAGAAGAAACAGTATTACTTACCGTACTAATCTTTCGAGATTAATGAATCAGCTTATTGAAGAAGGCAAAATTGACAAGGCTAAAAATGTAATCAATTTAGCGATGACTAAAATGCCTTTGGACAAATATGGGTATTATTCATTAGTTGAAGCTTTTGCTGATGGCTATTACAAAGTTGGAGAAAAAGTCAAAGCACAAGATCTTTTAAATAAATTAGTTCAGAAATACAAAGAGAATCTAAACTATTACAGTACATTGACTCCTTCTGACCAAACTGATTTAGCTGTAGATATTATTACAGATATTGAGCGTTACAGAAGCTTGCTGCATGTAATGGATAATAATAAAGACACTGCTTTTTACAACCAACACAAAACTACATTTAACACTTACGTAAATGTTTTTGAGCGCTTTGGACGTGAAAAAGAATAA
- a CDS encoding universal stress protein, which yields MKRILVPTDFSEHAEDALRVASQIAKKNNSEIILLHMLELPQQSNDAIVGGTSIPETMLFMKKANETLDEVASREYLKGIPVTEIVKIDKPIHGITQISKDYNIDLIIMGSHGSSGVEELLIGSNTEKVVRNSEIPVLVIKKNIPNFNASNIVFASDFSEEAKKPFEKLLNFTKLFDSKLHLVTICTPNSFKPTHVSEKAMNDFVAEFDITNYTTQIYNDTNIEKGIINFSNRINADVIGMCTHGRTGFAHFFNGSISEGLVNHAIKPIITLKI from the coding sequence ATGAAACGAATTTTAGTACCTACCGACTTCTCCGAACACGCAGAAGACGCCTTAAGAGTCGCCTCTCAAATCGCAAAAAAGAACAATTCCGAAATCATTCTTCTTCACATGCTTGAATTGCCACAGCAATCAAACGATGCGATAGTAGGCGGAACAAGCATTCCTGAAACGATGCTTTTTATGAAGAAAGCAAACGAAACTCTCGATGAAGTTGCTTCTAGAGAATACCTAAAAGGAATTCCTGTAACCGAGATTGTAAAAATAGACAAACCTATACATGGCATTACACAAATAAGCAAAGATTATAATATTGACCTAATTATCATGGGATCTCATGGCTCTTCTGGAGTCGAAGAATTATTAATAGGTTCTAATACCGAAAAAGTAGTAAGAAATTCCGAAATTCCTGTTTTAGTCATCAAGAAAAACATTCCAAATTTTAATGCTTCTAATATTGTTTTTGCCTCTGATTTCTCTGAAGAAGCTAAAAAACCATTTGAAAAACTTTTAAATTTCACCAAGCTATTTGATTCAAAATTACACTTAGTTACCATTTGCACACCCAACAGCTTCAAGCCAACTCACGTAAGCGAAAAAGCAATGAATGATTTTGTTGCAGAATTTGACATCACTAATTACACCACTCAAATCTACAACGACACCAATATTGAAAAAGGAATTATAAATTTCTCCAATAGAATAAATGCCGATGTTATCGGAATGTGCACACATGGAAGAACTGGTTTCGCACACTTCTTTAATGGAAGCATAAGCGAAGGCTTGGTTAATCATGCCATCAAACCTATTATAACATTAAAAATCTAA
- a CDS encoding aldehyde dehydrogenase family protein, producing the protein MKTIDKIYINGEFVTPQGTEYFDLISPTTNEKLGKVLLGNIEDTQKAIEAAKNAFKTFSKTTVSERILYLKNIKSSIEKRKDDFINVMIEEYGGTFQFASVSYDYMLKGFDSSINLLNSYDFIKTMGESEVQMAPIGVVGIIIPWNSSNGFISSKLSTAIAAGCTTVIKPSEMSAQQTQLITECLHEANLPKGVFNIVNGLGEVVGAEISRNPNIAKISFTGSTNVGKIIAKEAVNTMKRVTLELGGKSPNIILDDADFSKAIPLALGAAFMNSGQACIAGTRLLIPEDKLDEVKSLIKETIPNFIVGNPKNPNTAVGPMVSKKQFNRVQDYIQIGINEGAEILIGGLGKPEGLENGNFVKPTVFINVTNQMRIAREEIFGPVLSIITYKTEEEAVEIANDTTYGLQAYVSSSNTERAHRVASQINAGRVQINGIGHDPMAPFGGFKQSGIGREFGTLGLEAYLEPRALIQSK; encoded by the coding sequence ATGAAAACAATAGACAAAATTTACATTAATGGAGAATTTGTTACTCCACAAGGAACAGAATATTTTGACCTTATCAGCCCGACAACAAACGAAAAATTAGGAAAAGTCCTTTTAGGCAACATAGAAGACACCCAAAAAGCAATTGAAGCAGCAAAAAACGCCTTCAAAACTTTCTCAAAAACAACAGTTTCAGAAAGAATTCTATACCTCAAAAACATTAAATCTTCTATCGAAAAAAGAAAAGACGATTTTATCAATGTAATGATAGAAGAATACGGTGGTACATTTCAATTCGCAAGCGTAAGCTACGATTACATGCTAAAAGGCTTTGATTCATCAATAAACCTCCTTAATTCATACGATTTTATTAAAACAATGGGAGAATCCGAGGTTCAAATGGCACCTATCGGCGTTGTGGGAATCATAATTCCCTGGAACTCAAGCAATGGCTTTATCAGCAGCAAATTATCTACAGCAATTGCAGCGGGATGCACAACCGTAATCAAACCAAGCGAAATGAGCGCCCAACAAACACAATTAATTACCGAGTGCCTTCACGAAGCAAATCTTCCGAAAGGCGTATTTAATATCGTAAATGGATTGGGCGAAGTTGTTGGTGCCGAAATAAGCAGAAACCCAAATATTGCTAAAATATCTTTTACAGGATCAACCAATGTTGGAAAAATAATAGCAAAGGAAGCTGTCAACACCATGAAAAGAGTAACTCTAGAACTTGGCGGAAAATCTCCAAATATCATTCTAGATGACGCCGATTTCTCAAAAGCCATTCCGCTTGCACTTGGAGCAGCATTTATGAATAGCGGACAGGCTTGTATTGCCGGAACTAGATTATTAATTCCAGAAGACAAATTAGACGAAGTAAAATCTCTTATAAAAGAAACAATCCCAAACTTCATTGTTGGCAATCCTAAAAATCCAAATACCGCAGTCGGGCCAATGGTTAGCAAAAAACAGTTTAACCGCGTTCAAGACTATATTCAAATTGGAATCAACGAAGGCGCAGAAATACTGATAGGTGGATTAGGAAAACCAGAAGGATTAGAAAACGGAAATTTTGTTAAACCAACAGTCTTTATCAATGTAACTAATCAAATGCGAATTGCAAGAGAAGAAATATTTGGCCCTGTTTTATCTATCATTACCTATAAAACAGAAGAAGAAGCCGTCGAAATTGCCAATGATACAACATACGGCTTGCAAGCTTACGTAAGCTCTTCAAATACCGAAAGAGCCCATCGAGTTGCTTCTCAAATTAATGCAGGACGTGTTCAGATCAACGGAATCGGTCACGATCCAATGGCTCCTTTTGGCGGATTTAAACAATCTGGAATTGGACGTGAATTCGGAACGCTTGGCCTAGAAGCCTACTTAGAACCAAGAGCACTAATTCAGTCAAAATAA
- a CDS encoding thioredoxin family protein has protein sequence MSKFGELINAQVPVLIDFYTDWNESSVSMHPVIKDVAAALGDKAKVIKIDVDKNQELAEALRIKGLPTLMIYKEGQMIWRQSGELDANTIIGIVQEQFNV, from the coding sequence ATGTCAAAATTTGGAGAACTAATAAATGCTCAAGTTCCAGTGTTAATTGATTTTTACACAGATTGGAATGAATCTTCAGTTTCTATGCATCCTGTTATTAAGGACGTAGCCGCTGCGCTTGGCGATAAGGCCAAAGTAATCAAAATTGATGTAGATAAAAATCAGGAACTAGCAGAAGCACTTCGTATTAAAGGGCTTCCAACTTTAATGATTTACAAAGAAGGGCAAATGATCTGGAGGCAATCTGGAGAACTTGATGCCAATACTATAATTGGAATTGTTCAGGAACAATTTAACGTCTAA
- a CDS encoding polysaccharide deacetylase family protein produces MSFYWVKTNAFIKKVFSKYCWDIPNNEKKIYLTFDDGPTPEITDWVLSELRKFDAKATFFCIGKNIKANLALFEKLITDGHSIGNHTMNHVNGWKIHTNDYIENVKNCAAVLDEQEKAPHRLLFRPPYGKIKKAQSKILRSLGYKIVMWDVLSADFDQSITPEKCLENVTKNVKSGSVIVFHDSIKASPNLRFALPRTLHFLKENGYKFDIIH; encoded by the coding sequence ATGAGCTTCTATTGGGTAAAAACTAACGCATTTATAAAAAAGGTGTTTTCTAAATATTGCTGGGACATTCCTAACAACGAAAAGAAAATATACCTCACTTTTGATGATGGCCCAACTCCAGAAATTACAGACTGGGTTTTATCTGAATTAAGAAAATTTGATGCAAAAGCTACCTTTTTCTGCATCGGAAAAAATATTAAAGCGAATCTGGCTTTATTTGAAAAGTTAATTACCGACGGACATTCAATTGGCAATCACACCATGAATCATGTGAATGGATGGAAAATCCATACGAATGATTATATTGAAAATGTAAAAAACTGTGCTGCTGTTTTAGATGAGCAAGAGAAAGCTCCTCATCGCTTATTGTTCCGTCCACCTTATGGAAAGATCAAAAAAGCACAATCTAAAATCCTAAGAAGTTTAGGCTATAAAATAGTAATGTGGGATGTTTTAAGCGCAGACTTTGATCAAAGCATCACCCCAGAAAAATGCCTTGAAAATGTAACTAAAAATGTAAAATCTGGCAGCGTAATTGTTTTTCATGACAGTATTAAAGCTTCTCCAAATCTAAGATTTGCTTTGCCTCGAACACTGCATTTTTTAAAAGAAAATGGATATAAGTTTGACATTATTCACTAA
- the nusA gene encoding transcription termination factor NusA: protein MENLALIDSFSEFKDNKLIDRVTLMAILEDVFRNALKKKYGSDENFDIIINPDKGDMEIWRRRVIVADEDLDFENEEITLTEARKIEADFEIGEEVSEEVKLIDLGRRAILALRQNLISKIHEHDNTNLYKQFKDIIGDIYTAEVHHVRPRVVILVDDEGNEIVLPKEKQIPSDFFRKGDNVRGIIESVELKGNKPQIIMSRTSEKFLEKLFEQEIPEVFDGLITVKNVVRIPGEKAKVAVDSYDDRIDPVGACVGMKGSRIHGIVRELGNENIDVINYTNNIQLFITRALSPAKVSSIKIDEDNKRAEVFLKLEEVSKAIGRGGHNIKLAGQLTGYELDVIREGDVAGTVADEDDVELTEFSDEIEEWVIEEFAKIGLDTAKSILKHDVEDLVRRTDLEEETILDVMKILKEEFDN from the coding sequence ATGGAAAATTTAGCATTAATCGATTCATTCTCAGAGTTTAAAGATAATAAACTTATTGATCGTGTAACGCTTATGGCAATTTTAGAGGACGTATTTAGAAATGCATTAAAGAAAAAATACGGTTCAGATGAAAATTTCGATATCATTATTAATCCTGATAAAGGGGATATGGAAATTTGGAGAAGAAGAGTAATTGTTGCCGATGAGGATCTTGATTTTGAAAATGAGGAAATTACATTGACTGAAGCAAGAAAGATTGAAGCGGATTTTGAAATTGGTGAAGAGGTTTCTGAAGAAGTAAAGTTGATTGATTTAGGAAGAAGAGCTATCTTAGCGCTTCGTCAGAATCTTATATCTAAAATTCACGAACACGATAATACAAATTTATACAAACAGTTTAAAGATATTATCGGGGATATTTATACAGCAGAAGTACATCACGTGCGTCCAAGAGTAGTTATCTTGGTTGATGATGAAGGAAATGAAATTGTGCTTCCAAAAGAAAAACAAATTCCATCTGACTTTTTCCGTAAAGGAGATAATGTTCGTGGAATCATTGAAAGCGTTGAGTTAAAAGGGAATAAACCTCAAATTATTATGTCTAGAACTTCAGAAAAGTTCTTAGAAAAATTATTTGAGCAAGAAATTCCAGAAGTTTTTGACGGATTAATTACTGTGAAAAACGTAGTTCGTATTCCAGGTGAAAAAGCAAAAGTAGCTGTTGATTCTTATGATGATAGAATTGATCCAGTTGGAGCTTGTGTGGGAATGAAAGGTTCTCGTATTCATGGAATTGTTCGCGAATTAGGAAATGAAAATATTGATGTAATCAATTATACAAACAATATTCAATTATTTATAACAAGAGCTTTAAGTCCTGCTAAAGTTTCTTCTATCAAAATTGATGAAGATAACAAAAGAGCTGAAGTGTTCTTGAAATTAGAAGAGGTTTCTAAAGCAATTGGTAGAGGTGGTCACAATATCAAATTAGCTGGTCAATTGACAGGTTACGAGCTAGATGTTATTCGTGAAGGAGATGTTGCCGGTACTGTTGCAGATGAAGACGATGTTGAATTAACAGAGTTCTCAGATGAGATCGAAGAGTGGGTAATTGAAGAGTTTGCAAAAATCGGTTTGGATACTGCAAAAAGTATCTTGAAACACGACGTAGAAGATTTAGTAAGAAGAACAGACTTAGAAGAGGAAACTATTCTAGATGTTATGAAGATACTAAAAGAAGAGTTTGATAATTAA
- a CDS encoding metallophosphoesterase produces the protein MIFRFVILCALLLFIEFYSYQAFRTLIKTRWILISYQVISLLVLVFIIYSFSQVDRSVGQTRQFMFTTGLMLTVYVPKIVLTLIMFGEDIFRIGASILNYFVYNTPRKEMMPDRRKFVSQIALGLAAIPFLSIIYGIFEGKYNFKVIKQTVFFPDLPDAFDGFKITQISDVHSGSFDNPEKINYAIDLINAQESDLILFTGDIVNTHAKEMHPWLETFSRIKDYKYGKFAVLGNHDYGEYVTWPSEKEKDENFKAIKNLYGQIGFKLMLNEHTYIQKGDDKIALIGVENWGVNFKKAGDLNKASKDVHQDDFKVLMSHDPSHWDAEIKDHPKNFHLTFAGHTHGMQFGIEIPGYFKWSLAQYIYKQWAGLYENVGRYVYVNRGFGFHAYPGRVGIMPEITVIELKKGRNVG, from the coding sequence ATGATCTTTCGTTTTGTAATTCTATGCGCTCTTTTATTATTTATTGAGTTCTATTCATATCAGGCTTTTCGAACTTTAATCAAAACACGTTGGATTTTGATTAGCTATCAAGTTATAAGTTTACTGGTCTTAGTCTTTATTATCTATTCTTTTTCACAAGTTGATCGCTCTGTTGGTCAGACTAGGCAATTTATGTTTACCACAGGTTTGATGCTGACGGTATATGTGCCTAAAATTGTGCTTACATTAATAATGTTTGGTGAGGATATTTTTAGGATAGGAGCAAGCATCTTAAATTATTTTGTTTATAATACTCCTCGAAAAGAAATGATGCCCGACAGGCGAAAGTTTGTTAGCCAGATTGCATTAGGGTTGGCTGCAATTCCGTTTCTATCTATTATTTACGGAATTTTTGAAGGGAAGTACAATTTCAAAGTAATCAAACAAACTGTGTTTTTTCCTGATCTTCCAGATGCTTTTGACGGTTTTAAAATCACACAGATTTCTGATGTTCACAGCGGAAGTTTTGATAATCCAGAGAAAATAAATTATGCCATTGATCTGATCAATGCACAAGAATCAGACTTGATTTTGTTTACTGGAGATATTGTCAATACGCATGCTAAAGAAATGCACCCTTGGCTGGAAACTTTTAGCCGTATTAAAGATTATAAATATGGGAAGTTTGCAGTTTTAGGAAATCACGATTACGGCGAATATGTGACTTGGCCTTCTGAAAAAGAAAAAGACGAAAATTTTAAGGCAATTAAAAATTTATATGGCCAAATTGGTTTTAAATTAATGCTGAACGAACATACTTATATTCAAAAAGGCGATGATAAAATCGCTTTGATTGGAGTAGAAAATTGGGGAGTGAATTTTAAGAAAGCAGGTGATTTAAATAAAGCTTCAAAAGATGTGCATCAGGACGATTTTAAAGTTTTAATGAGCCATGATCCAAGCCATTGGGATGCCGAAATTAAAGATCATCCAAAGAATTTTCATTTGACTTTCGCAGGCCACACGCACGGTATGCAATTTGGAATTGAGATTCCAGGCTATTTTAAATGGAGTCTAGCGCAATACATTTATAAACAATGGGCGGGATTGTACGAAAACGTCGGAAGATACGTTTATGTTAACCGTGGATTTGGTTTTCACGCCTATCCAGGACGAGTTGGAATTATGCCTGAAATAACAGTAATTGAACTAAAAAAAGGCCGTAATGTCGGTTAA